From Desulfatibacillum aliphaticivorans DSM 15576, the proteins below share one genomic window:
- a CDS encoding TIR domain-containing protein → MDNSIRENVHCIIGNPSCGNVFASLQSCFVAYGYKTSPIEVRLLKRLLEERGIECIEAGSSLSPGQHVFCHKICSKIITSQFCIVMLNHDESQGLHVPNANVNMEYGLMLGFNKYVIPFQKDDERLPFNVTGLDTAKYNVSNFEEVASQAIDKAITDTHRGTPDVSQGVVMSAFLMHKKALITPLDSIGDRNIFELGRPLGFIVLNDFSGMDYMFFGNFTRLSPASVVWHIERLDEIIEAREQSIEKRIAEGILKPQGGDFFNRWFNNLKIWVVVNSEKDKCDVADTLKGTSVSRSVELFSYEEVERERSKMPF, encoded by the coding sequence ATGGATAACTCCATAAGAGAAAATGTTCATTGTATTATTGGCAACCCTAGTTGCGGCAATGTTTTTGCGTCTCTTCAATCCTGTTTCGTTGCTTATGGTTACAAGACCAGCCCTATAGAAGTCCGACTCCTGAAGAGGCTACTTGAGGAACGCGGGATAGAATGTATCGAGGCAGGCAGCAGCCTATCTCCTGGCCAGCATGTTTTTTGTCACAAGATTTGTTCAAAAATTATTACTTCACAATTTTGCATTGTAATGCTGAACCACGACGAAAGCCAAGGACTTCATGTTCCTAATGCAAACGTTAACATGGAATATGGGCTCATGCTGGGTTTCAACAAGTATGTAATTCCATTTCAAAAGGACGATGAACGTCTTCCTTTTAATGTTACAGGGTTAGACACGGCAAAATACAACGTAAGTAATTTTGAGGAAGTTGCGTCCCAGGCCATTGATAAAGCTATAACTGACACACACAGGGGAACACCTGATGTCTCACAGGGGGTGGTTATGAGTGCCTTTCTGATGCACAAGAAGGCACTGATTACCCCATTGGATTCAATAGGGGACAGAAATATTTTTGAATTAGGTCGTCCCTTGGGTTTCATTGTTCTCAATGATTTTAGTGGGATGGACTATATGTTTTTCGGAAACTTCACTCGACTCAGTCCTGCAAGCGTTGTTTGGCATATAGAGCGGCTTGATGAAATCATTGAAGCCAGAGAACAATCTATTGAGAAAAGAATAGCTGAAGGAATCCTCAAACCACAAGGGGGCGATTTTTTTAATAGGTGGTTTAATAACCTCAAAATTTGGGTGGTGGTAAACAGTGAGAAAGACAAATGCGATGTAGCCGATACGCTAAAGGGAACATCTGTTTCCCGCTCTGTGGAACTATTCTCGTATGAGGAAGTGGAAAGGGAGCGGTCAAAAATGCCATTTTAG
- a CDS encoding methyltransferase family protein: protein MRSIVFGGLTAWGVLAFHLPQMWLMFFLLFPKTGPGTWRDAVFNALIFAAWGLIHSILARDFSHRIMAKLVGEDFVKLLYVSIAGLTQCALIFLWRPLEGVFWQADGVWRGVLIAAFLAAAGAVWVTSILLDYMEALGVRAVIRRWKRQEVPPPVLSMKGPYAHCRHPVYFFTLFFLWIGPVMNATRLEFALLGTIYVLAGMRLEDRDTAIILGEEYREYQKHVPILIPRLKPWRREKGDPAARV, encoded by the coding sequence ATGCGCAGTATTGTTTTCGGCGGTTTGACCGCCTGGGGGGTCTTGGCCTTTCATCTGCCCCAAATGTGGCTCATGTTTTTCCTGCTTTTTCCCAAAACCGGACCGGGAACCTGGCGGGATGCGGTTTTCAACGCCCTCATATTCGCCGCCTGGGGGCTGATCCACAGCATCCTGGCGCGGGACTTCTCCCACAGGATCATGGCGAAACTCGTGGGCGAGGATTTCGTCAAACTGCTTTACGTCTCCATCGCCGGACTGACCCAATGCGCCTTAATTTTTTTATGGAGGCCGCTGGAAGGGGTGTTCTGGCAGGCGGACGGGGTTTGGCGCGGGGTGTTGATCGCCGCTTTTCTGGCCGCAGCCGGCGCAGTCTGGGTCACGTCCATTCTATTGGACTACATGGAAGCCTTAGGCGTGCGCGCCGTGATAAGGCGCTGGAAAAGGCAGGAAGTCCCGCCCCCGGTCCTGTCCATGAAAGGCCCTTACGCCCATTGCCGCCACCCGGTGTATTTTTTCACCCTGTTCTTCCTGTGGATCGGACCGGTCATGAACGCAACCCGTCTGGAATTCGCCCTTTTGGGGACGATTTACGTGCTGGCGGGCATGCGCCTGGAAGACAGGGACACGGCCATAATTCTCGGGGAGGAGTACCGGGAGTACCAGAAACACGTGCCTATCCTCATCCCCAGGCTCAAACCCTGGCGGCGGGAAAAAGGCGATCCGGCGGCCAGGGTTTAA
- a CDS encoding recombinase family protein: MEKCFAYLRVSGQGQIDGNGFDRQLETIRAFADSKGFEVVSVYQEEGVSGTTGEDARPAFKSMVSDILKNGVRTIVVESLDRLAREYRIQEQLLIYLVSKGISLVSANTGENVTEAIMSDPMRKAMVQIQGVFSELDKSLLVNKLKKAREKVRQDKGKCEGAKRFGEDNAEEQTVIRHIRALRRNKRGGRKGLSYQAIADTLNAEGYTTKRGKQWGATQVRRVLHP; the protein is encoded by the coding sequence ATGGAAAAATGCTTCGCTTATTTGAGGGTCTCAGGGCAGGGCCAGATTGACGGCAACGGGTTTGATCGACAGTTGGAAACCATCCGGGCCTTTGCTGATTCCAAGGGCTTTGAGGTGGTCTCAGTGTACCAAGAAGAGGGTGTCTCAGGAACCACGGGAGAGGATGCCAGACCAGCCTTCAAGAGCATGGTTTCGGATATCCTCAAGAACGGAGTCAGGACCATCGTGGTTGAATCCCTGGACCGGCTGGCGAGGGAATACAGGATACAGGAGCAGCTATTGATCTACCTCGTATCAAAGGGGATCAGCTTGGTGTCTGCCAATACCGGCGAGAATGTCACCGAGGCGATCATGTCCGACCCCATGAGGAAGGCAATGGTCCAGATCCAGGGGGTCTTCTCTGAGTTGGATAAGTCTTTATTGGTGAACAAGCTGAAGAAAGCCCGGGAAAAGGTCCGCCAGGACAAGGGGAAGTGTGAAGGCGCCAAACGCTTTGGCGAGGACAACGCGGAAGAGCAGACTGTCATACGCCACATCAGGGCCTTGAGAAGGAACAAGAGGGGCGGCAGGAAGGGCTTGAGTTATCAGGCCATAGCAGACACCCTGAATGCTGAGGGCTACACAACTAAGAGAGGTAAGCAGTGGGGCGCTACTCAGGTTCGGAGGGTCTTGCATCCATGA
- a CDS encoding DUF4388 domain-containing protein: MTVDTSALSGNLEFLTLPDVLQLLHTNTCSGILRVKNPYTPTPGVVYFNKGAAVDALAEDKSGIEALYELFGWVEGTFTFSTEKVTASRVIKAGMMEIILDGTRMLDDGKIAKKGPEEAFIQDDQNTTDGSNLPVVRRPISNYSYVLDEEEVANGKNIVTQGRHGDWICVMLDGYADVIRQTPKDGVTITRLGPGSLIGNISSLMSTKSVRTATLVARGRVGLGVLDMQRIHTEFSILTPKFRSIAVSLDKRLRQATDTVVDIHLKQLNVKEVLAGKRLLMEQGSTDEQAHLIEEGEVCVVRKTKKGPIPLAFLEKGDYVGNIPCINTGHEPSGAALYATEDVKLAPLDLELVQQEYDEASPMIRAILDHVAACVSVTTLIACDFQKMTRKR; encoded by the coding sequence ATGACTGTTGATACAAGCGCTTTGTCCGGCAATCTGGAGTTTTTGACCTTGCCTGATGTGCTGCAGCTTCTCCATACCAATACTTGTTCGGGCATTTTAAGGGTTAAAAATCCATACACTCCGACGCCGGGGGTGGTTTATTTTAACAAGGGCGCAGCCGTTGACGCCCTGGCAGAAGATAAAAGCGGCATAGAAGCCCTGTATGAATTATTTGGCTGGGTGGAAGGAACTTTTACTTTTTCCACGGAAAAAGTCACCGCCTCCCGGGTGATAAAAGCGGGTATGATGGAAATCATCCTGGACGGCACCCGGATGCTGGACGACGGAAAGATTGCTAAAAAAGGTCCGGAAGAGGCGTTCATTCAAGACGATCAAAACACCACGGACGGCTCCAATCTGCCCGTCGTCAGAAGGCCTATCTCCAACTACTCCTACGTGCTTGACGAGGAGGAAGTCGCCAACGGAAAGAATATCGTGACCCAGGGGCGCCACGGGGACTGGATATGCGTGATGCTGGACGGATACGCGGACGTTATTCGCCAGACGCCCAAAGACGGGGTGACAATCACCCGTTTAGGGCCCGGATCGCTCATCGGCAACATTTCCTCCCTCATGAGCACCAAAAGCGTCAGAACCGCCACCTTGGTGGCCAGGGGCCGGGTGGGCCTGGGCGTGTTGGACATGCAGCGCATCCACACGGAATTTTCCATTTTGACGCCCAAGTTCCGGTCCATTGCGGTAAGCCTGGACAAACGGTTGCGTCAGGCCACGGATACGGTTGTGGACATTCACCTGAAACAATTGAACGTCAAGGAAGTGCTGGCCGGAAAACGCCTGTTGATGGAGCAGGGCTCTACGGACGAGCAGGCTCACTTGATCGAAGAAGGCGAAGTCTGCGTGGTGCGCAAGACCAAAAAAGGCCCGATCCCTTTGGCGTTTCTGGAAAAAGGGGATTATGTGGGGAACATCCCCTGCATAAACACCGGGCACGAACCTTCGGGCGCGGCCCTGTACGCCACGGAGGACGTCAAACTGGCGCCTTTGGATCTGGAGCTTGTGCAGCAGGAGTACGATGAGGCTTCCCCCATGATCCGGGCGATTTTGGACCACGTGGCCGCCTGCGTTTCCGTGACCACCCTGATTGCCTGCGATTTTCAAAAAATGACCCGGAAAAGATAG
- a CDS encoding Rha family transcriptional regulator → MTKAITAGPLVTKNQTTTSLTIADKFGKRHSNVIQTIRNLEANGCPREFNELNFKLVDYWDAKGEQRPMYQITRDGFMMLAMGFTGKKAMGIKVQFIRAFNSMEALCRHLTDPLWLTYRDQTKQARDELAASIKDFVEYAEGQGSKGAGYYYGNITKMIYKALFPGRYSANIAGDFRDTLSRPELEYLASAEHVAAKALDEGIQEGLPYKEIYSQAGDRIQMFAQGSEPTYQQFNLDAPTLELPFAPAEDF, encoded by the coding sequence ATGACAAAAGCAATTACCGCAGGCCCCTTAGTAACCAAGAACCAGACCACCACATCCCTCACTATCGCCGACAAGTTCGGCAAGAGACACTCAAACGTCATCCAGACAATTAGAAACCTTGAGGCCAATGGATGCCCACGAGAATTTAACGAACTGAATTTTAAGTTGGTTGACTACTGGGATGCCAAGGGCGAACAAAGGCCCATGTACCAGATAACCCGTGACGGCTTCATGATGCTTGCCATGGGATTCACTGGAAAGAAGGCCATGGGCATCAAGGTGCAGTTTATCCGGGCATTCAACTCCATGGAGGCCCTGTGCAGACATCTTACAGACCCCCTATGGTTGACATACAGAGACCAGACAAAGCAGGCAAGAGACGAACTGGCGGCTTCCATCAAGGATTTTGTGGAGTATGCAGAAGGTCAAGGATCGAAGGGTGCAGGGTACTACTACGGCAACATTACCAAGATGATTTACAAGGCCCTCTTCCCTGGACGTTACAGCGCCAACATTGCAGGGGATTTCAGAGACACCCTGTCCAGGCCTGAACTTGAGTACCTCGCCAGCGCTGAGCATGTTGCAGCCAAGGCCCTGGACGAAGGCATCCAAGAGGGTTTGCCCTACAAGGAGATATACAGTCAAGCCGGGGACCGCATCCAGATGTTTGCACAAGGTAGCGAGCCAACGTATCAGCAATTCAACCTTGACGCCCCCACGTTGGAACTCCCCTTCGCCCCTGCTGAAGACTTCTAA
- a CDS encoding ion transporter produces the protein MTTYKKDLRPGGLRALGHEIIFEADTPAGKAFDVILIISIMLSVLVVMADSVHSIQVQYGKALYVLEWVFTALFTVEYVLRLICVGKPLRYAGSFFGIVDLLAILPTYLSVFIPGSHYLTVIRVLRLLRVFRILKLAQYVGEANVLMGALASSRRKITVFLFAVAAMVVILGSAMYVIEGEKNGFVSIPASIYWAVVTLTTVGYGDISPKTAPGQALAALVMILGYAIIAVPTGIVSAELVKGPEQKKISTQACPQCSKEGHDPDAEYCKYCGAPL, from the coding sequence ATGACTACTTATAAAAAGGATTTGCGGCCCGGAGGCCTTCGCGCCCTGGGCCATGAGATCATTTTTGAAGCCGACACCCCGGCCGGAAAAGCCTTTGATGTGATCCTCATCATCAGCATCATGCTTTCCGTGCTGGTGGTGATGGCCGACTCCGTTCACAGCATCCAGGTCCAATACGGCAAGGCGCTTTATGTTTTAGAGTGGGTTTTCACCGCCCTGTTTACAGTGGAGTACGTCCTGCGTCTGATTTGCGTGGGCAAACCCCTGCGCTACGCCGGCAGTTTTTTTGGAATAGTCGATCTGTTGGCGATTCTGCCCACCTACCTGAGCGTTTTCATTCCCGGCAGCCATTACCTGACCGTCATCCGCGTTTTGCGGCTTCTCCGTGTCTTTCGAATCCTTAAGCTGGCTCAATACGTAGGTGAGGCCAACGTGCTCATGGGCGCCTTGGCTTCCAGCAGACGCAAGATTACGGTGTTTTTATTCGCCGTGGCCGCCATGGTGGTCATCCTGGGCTCGGCCATGTACGTGATCGAAGGCGAGAAAAACGGATTCGTGTCCATCCCCGCCAGCATATATTGGGCTGTCGTAACGCTTACCACGGTCGGCTACGGGGACATTTCCCCCAAAACCGCGCCCGGGCAGGCCTTGGCCGCCCTGGTGATGATTTTGGGATACGCCATCATCGCCGTGCCCACGGGGATTGTCTCCGCGGAGCTGGTCAAAGGCCCGGAGCAAAAAAAAATCAGCACCCAGGCGTGCCCTCAATGCAGCAAAGAGGGGCATGACCCGGATGCTGAATATTGCAAATACTGCGGCGCCCCGCTTTAG
- a CDS encoding site-specific integrase, with protein sequence MAKLTKEKIQEIVRGYVQEVLDEDAEYRAVSKPRTRNALEAQEFGLRSVQGDTREALALNDYSMADSLITRWAILRKHGIEGVGKSDASYGMLCRAMMEGFLDIGEVLLARETGDHNKERSLLAQLLPPMPAPQQAKPIEAEDTVGDPLSKVIEAYIEEHKRGWTEKTLTEHRGAYSTFQEFIGKDVDIKTIDRRMISEFKTALLQLPPRRKVRAKYKHRTMKQLLKMSIPENDRLSPATVNDILSCIKSVFSHAAVNGLIDRDPAEGIKAADKRQDRDKRQHFTKDDLELIFNSNGYRDDAFLKSYQFWCPTMALYTGARLNEIASLYLEDFIQVDGVWCIDINKNTKDKSLKNLSSARAVPLHPFLVDDLGLIRYVEQQRRRRIKRLFPELSNQRDGYGKSVGSWFQRFKKTLGFPADGKKAFHSFRHTFITALKHAGVPELIANELDGHSSGKTISYSTYGGRFSPKQLYEEGILKLTYDLDLSHLKASKYSGNR encoded by the coding sequence ATGGCGAAGCTGACTAAGGAAAAAATACAGGAGATCGTAAGGGGTTACGTGCAGGAGGTCTTGGATGAAGATGCAGAATACAGGGCTGTGTCCAAGCCAAGGACGAGGAATGCACTTGAGGCGCAAGAGTTTGGTCTGAGGTCAGTGCAGGGTGATACCCGGGAAGCCTTGGCCTTAAATGATTACAGCATGGCGGATAGTCTAATCACAAGGTGGGCGATTCTGAGAAAGCATGGCATCGAGGGTGTGGGGAAGTCTGATGCGTCCTACGGGATGCTCTGTAGGGCGATGATGGAAGGCTTCCTTGATATTGGCGAGGTGTTGCTTGCCCGTGAGACGGGGGATCACAACAAAGAGCGGTCCCTCTTGGCGCAACTATTGCCGCCTATGCCAGCACCACAGCAAGCCAAGCCTATCGAGGCAGAGGATACAGTGGGAGATCCCCTCAGCAAGGTCATTGAGGCTTACATCGAGGAACACAAGAGAGGCTGGACCGAGAAGACGTTGACTGAGCACAGGGGGGCCTATTCTACTTTTCAGGAATTCATCGGCAAGGACGTTGATATTAAGACCATTGATAGGCGCATGATCTCCGAATTCAAAACTGCTCTATTGCAACTACCGCCGAGAAGGAAAGTCAGGGCCAAGTATAAGCACAGGACAATGAAGCAACTCCTAAAAATGAGCATCCCAGAAAACGACCGGCTCTCCCCTGCAACAGTGAACGATATCCTAAGCTGCATCAAGTCGGTGTTCAGTCATGCCGCAGTGAATGGACTGATAGACAGAGATCCTGCGGAGGGCATCAAGGCTGCGGACAAGCGGCAGGATAGGGATAAGCGGCAGCACTTCACCAAGGACGACCTTGAGTTAATTTTCAATTCCAATGGCTACCGTGATGATGCCTTCCTCAAATCCTATCAGTTTTGGTGTCCTACCATGGCGCTGTACACCGGGGCGCGACTGAATGAGATAGCCTCACTTTACCTTGAGGACTTCATACAGGTGGACGGGGTTTGGTGCATCGATATCAACAAAAACACGAAGGACAAAAGCCTGAAGAACCTATCAAGCGCCCGTGCTGTACCGTTGCATCCCTTCCTGGTGGATGACCTTGGCCTGATTCGTTATGTGGAGCAGCAGCGGAGACGTAGGATTAAGCGCCTATTCCCCGAGTTGTCTAACCAGCGGGACGGCTACGGCAAGTCAGTGGGGTCTTGGTTCCAGCGCTTCAAAAAAACACTTGGTTTTCCTGCGGACGGTAAAAAGGCATTCCACAGCTTCCGGCACACGTTTATCACTGCATTGAAACACGCTGGAGTACCTGAATTGATTGCCAATGAACTTGATGGTCACTCCTCGGGGAAAACAATTTCGTACTCTACCTACGGAGGGCGGTTCAGTCCAAAGCAGCTATATGAGGAGGGCATTCTTAAACTAACTTACGACCTGGACCTTAGCCACCTCAAGGCCAGTAAATACAGCGGAAATAGATAG
- a CDS encoding sensor domain-containing diguanylate cyclase → MTSSLDPKVVFERVMALVGEHFNPRNWSLLLVDKDTGRLRFEIVMGVDATKLRRFYLECGEGIVGWVCQNAKPLVIENVREDARFSPRVDELLGFKTHSVVCVPLVNGGNKVVGAIELINKLSPEGKGDDGLQSFTQDDMEILNSIGAFTGIAAENAFLHQRVREMAMIDSLTGINNRLYFNEAIRREVDRVKRYKKTLCMLFMDVNGLKGINDRLGHLIGDQVLVQVANVLKQSVRKSDILARYGGDEFVVLMPFAGQEDGDKLALRIQDLLEQWNRDPAIPGVSLGLSIGVHAARAENMDSVLREADLKMYEQKILEKKPEELVSEEEMRRFLTRNPSLG, encoded by the coding sequence TTGACGTCCTCCCTGGACCCAAAGGTCGTCTTTGAACGGGTGATGGCCCTTGTGGGCGAGCACTTCAACCCGCGAAACTGGTCCCTGCTTCTGGTGGACAAGGACACAGGAAGGCTGCGCTTTGAGATCGTCATGGGCGTGGACGCGACCAAACTGCGCCGGTTTTATCTGGAGTGCGGGGAGGGCATTGTGGGCTGGGTTTGCCAGAACGCGAAACCCCTGGTCATTGAAAATGTCCGGGAGGACGCCAGGTTCAGCCCCCGGGTGGACGAGTTGCTGGGTTTTAAGACCCATTCCGTGGTTTGCGTGCCGTTGGTGAACGGCGGCAACAAGGTGGTGGGCGCCATAGAGCTCATCAACAAATTGTCCCCGGAAGGAAAAGGCGACGACGGCCTTCAATCCTTCACGCAAGATGATATGGAAATTCTCAACTCCATCGGCGCCTTTACGGGCATTGCCGCCGAAAACGCCTTTTTGCACCAGCGGGTTCGCGAAATGGCCATGATCGACTCCCTGACGGGAATCAACAACCGGTTGTATTTCAACGAGGCCATCCGCAGGGAGGTGGACCGGGTAAAACGGTATAAAAAGACCTTGTGCATGCTGTTCATGGACGTGAACGGCTTAAAAGGCATCAACGACCGGTTGGGGCATCTGATAGGGGATCAGGTGCTTGTCCAAGTGGCCAATGTGCTGAAGCAGTCCGTGAGAAAATCCGACATCCTGGCGCGATACGGCGGGGACGAGTTCGTCGTCCTCATGCCTTTTGCCGGCCAGGAGGACGGCGATAAGCTGGCATTGAGGATTCAGGACCTTTTGGAGCAGTGGAATCGGGATCCCGCGATTCCCGGCGTTTCCCTGGGCCTGAGCATCGGGGTCCACGCAGCCCGCGCCGAGAACATGGACAGCGTGCTTCGCGAAGCGGACCTGAAAATGTACGAGCAGAAAATTCTGGAAAAAAAGCCCGAGGAATTGGTTTCCGAAGAGGAAATGCGCCGGTTCCTGACCCGAAATCCAAGCCTCGGGTGA
- a CDS encoding TetR/AcrR family transcriptional regulator, translating into MPKKRKPHGRDEVMASVLEAASELFANKGVAGVSVRDIAAKAGVNHGLIHRHFGSKEVLRRQTQEKLSADLIGEMGPGSSFEETMSMAWAALLKHDAYWRVLARTLLDGKWQGEIQSDFPFVDLAVQMAKKEQEQGRVIEDADPKMIVAGIMAMALGLEVFQDYILTAAKLKDGDPLATKANILNFWRDLVKLEEEPPE; encoded by the coding sequence ATGCCGAAAAAGCGGAAACCCCATGGAAGGGATGAGGTAATGGCCTCGGTTTTGGAAGCCGCTTCGGAGCTGTTTGCCAACAAAGGCGTGGCAGGCGTGTCTGTAAGGGATATTGCGGCCAAGGCGGGAGTGAATCATGGATTGATTCATCGCCATTTTGGCTCCAAGGAAGTATTGCGCCGTCAGACGCAGGAAAAGCTGTCGGCCGACTTAATTGGCGAAATGGGCCCAGGATCAAGTTTTGAAGAGACCATGTCCATGGCTTGGGCGGCCCTGCTAAAACACGATGCCTATTGGAGGGTGCTCGCCCGCACTCTGCTTGACGGGAAATGGCAGGGGGAAATCCAAAGCGATTTTCCGTTTGTGGACCTTGCTGTGCAAATGGCGAAAAAGGAGCAAGAACAGGGGCGGGTCATAGAGGACGCCGACCCCAAGATGATCGTGGCCGGCATCATGGCCATGGCGTTGGGTCTGGAGGTTTTTCAGGATTACATACTCACCGCCGCCAAGCTAAAGGACGGAGATCCCTTGGCGACCAAGGCGAATATCCTGAATTTTTGGAGAGATCTGGTAAAATTGGAGGAAGAGCCCCCCGAGTGA
- a CDS encoding PAS domain S-box protein produces the protein MGSKSSYEDLEIRIQELERELNSCKSQEKQSGRHGDDGENRLEYERYKSLVENINEIVFSTDAQAQITYVSPNIFKVSGFKQEEVIGRNFVEFVYPEDLASRMDQFQKIMEGENQVTEYRMMGKDGRIIWVRANARAMMTEEGFTGLQGILVDITDSKIMEEDLRKSEERFRDLFNNAQVGLVRTRLGDGKVLAINELCARMFQIAPEDLQGLRSTDFYANAKDRQFMVEILQANGMIENHEVLMRRKDGSEFWASYSLRIYPEAGAAEGVIIDISQRKTAEDALQRSEERFKSLITQSPISYEYYGMDGTLLENNPAHCRMWGSTREALVGNYNLFQDPAIMNDPSKRKMLNKVFSGEVVRVPPFQLRPTSRIKESEKELWVKATMYPIKQHGEVVNVVSVLEDVTEQKMMEAKLEETNKQLVLAAREAGMAEVATGVLHNIGNILNSVHVTAGSILEKMENSRMVNFERAGGMLKENLDSIGEYLTLDPKGKKLPAYLAELAAHISGERRKLIEDAKQLREYIDHMVTIISLQQSFGKAAGLTEITDIQEVVEAAVTLHKAALIRHGIKLKRGFEDLPPILADRNRVMQIMVNLIANAKHAIKNSEVERGEINVSIRKVGEDQLAISVSDNGVGIPPENLERIFTRGFTTRKKGHGFGLHSGSIAAAEMGGGLSAQSKGEGHGAAFTLTIPFKTPDGEKSR, from the coding sequence ATGGGCTCCAAATCTTCTTATGAAGACCTGGAAATACGCATTCAAGAGCTTGAGCGGGAACTGAATTCCTGCAAGTCGCAGGAAAAGCAGTCCGGCCGGCATGGCGATGACGGTGAAAATCGCTTAGAGTACGAAAGATATAAAAGCCTGGTTGAAAACATCAATGAGATTGTTTTTTCCACCGACGCCCAGGCGCAAATAACCTATGTAAGCCCCAACATCTTCAAGGTCAGCGGCTTCAAGCAGGAGGAAGTCATCGGCAGGAACTTCGTTGAATTCGTGTATCCCGAAGACCTGGCCAGCCGGATGGATCAGTTTCAAAAAATCATGGAGGGCGAAAACCAGGTCACCGAGTACCGGATGATGGGCAAGGATGGGCGTATCATTTGGGTTCGGGCCAATGCCAGGGCGATGATGACCGAGGAAGGCTTTACCGGGCTGCAAGGCATCCTGGTGGATATCACGGACAGCAAAATTATGGAGGAGGATCTGCGTAAAAGCGAGGAGCGGTTTCGCGACCTTTTCAACAACGCTCAGGTAGGGCTGGTGCGCACCAGGCTGGGGGATGGAAAGGTTCTCGCCATTAATGAACTTTGTGCAAGGATGTTTCAAATAGCCCCGGAGGACTTGCAGGGGCTGAGATCCACGGATTTTTACGCGAACGCCAAGGACAGGCAATTCATGGTGGAAATCCTCCAGGCGAACGGGATGATTGAAAATCATGAGGTTCTCATGCGCCGTAAGGACGGCTCCGAGTTTTGGGCCAGCTATTCCCTGCGCATCTATCCGGAAGCCGGGGCGGCGGAAGGGGTCATCATTGACATCAGCCAGCGCAAAACCGCCGAGGATGCCCTGCAAAGAAGCGAGGAGCGGTTCAAATCCCTCATCACCCAATCGCCCATATCCTACGAATATTACGGCATGGACGGGACGCTATTGGAAAACAACCCCGCCCATTGCCGCATGTGGGGATCTACGCGGGAAGCCTTGGTGGGCAACTATAACTTGTTTCAAGACCCCGCCATAATGAACGATCCCTCCAAAAGAAAAATGTTAAATAAAGTGTTTTCAGGAGAGGTGGTGCGCGTCCCTCCTTTTCAACTTCGCCCCACAAGCCGGATAAAAGAGTCGGAAAAAGAGCTGTGGGTGAAAGCCACCATGTACCCTATCAAGCAACATGGCGAAGTCGTGAACGTGGTGAGCGTCCTGGAAGACGTGACCGAGCAGAAAATGATGGAAGCCAAACTGGAGGAAACCAACAAGCAACTGGTCCTGGCCGCCAGGGAGGCTGGCATGGCCGAAGTGGCCACCGGCGTGCTTCACAATATCGGCAACATCCTGAACAGCGTCCACGTGACCGCCGGATCCATCCTTGAAAAGATGGAGAACTCGCGCATGGTCAATTTTGAACGCGCCGGGGGCATGCTGAAAGAAAACCTTGACTCCATCGGCGAATACCTGACCCTGGATCCCAAGGGAAAAAAACTGCCCGCGTACCTGGCGGAACTGGCGGCTCATATAAGCGGGGAACGCCGAAAATTGATAGAGGACGCCAAACAACTCAGGGAATACATCGATCACATGGTTACCATCATCAGCCTTCAGCAATCCTTTGGAAAAGCCGCAGGCCTGACCGAAATCACGGACATCCAGGAAGTCGTGGAGGCCGCCGTCACGCTTCATAAAGCAGCGCTGATTCGCCACGGCATCAAGCTGAAAAGAGGTTTTGAAGATTTGCCTCCCATCTTAGCGGACAGAAACCGGGTCATGCAGATCATGGTGAATCTCATAGCCAATGCAAAGCACGCCATAAAAAATTCCGAGGTGGAGCGCGGCGAGATCAACGTCTCCATCCGGAAAGTCGGGGAGGATCAATTGGCCATCAGCGTCTCGGACAATGGCGTGGGCATTCCCCCTGAAAATTTGGAAAGAATATTCACCCGTGGCTTCACCACCCGGAAAAAAGGCCACGGATTCGGCCTGCACAGCGGAAGCATCGCCGCGGCCGAAATGGGGGGCGGCCTGTCGGCGCAAAGCAAGGGCGAGGGCCATGGCGCCGCGTTCACCCTGACCATCCCTTTTAAAACGCCGGATGGCGAAAAATCCCGGTAA